From a single Candidatus Sulfotelmatobacter sp. genomic region:
- the rplU gene encoding 50S ribosomal protein L21: MYAIVNVNGTQTRVTKDEVIEVPRLTGEPGQTVTFDQVLMVSDGDKIAVGQPYVKGAKATAEVIEQFRGPKVKVFKFKRRREYRKRRGHRSELTRLRVTGIQA, translated from the coding sequence ATGTACGCGATCGTCAACGTGAACGGCACTCAGACCCGCGTGACCAAGGATGAGGTCATCGAGGTTCCGCGCCTGACCGGGGAGCCCGGCCAGACCGTGACCTTCGACCAGGTCCTGATGGTTTCCGACGGCGACAAGATCGCCGTGGGCCAGCCCTACGTGAAGGGCGCCAAGGCCACGGCCGAGGTGATCGAGCAGTTCCGCGGGCCCAAAGTGAAGGTGTTCAAGTTCAAGCGCCGGCGCGAGTATCGCAAGCGGCGCGGTCATCGTTCGGAGCTCACGCGCCTGCGCGTGACCGGCATCCAGGCCTAG
- the rpmA gene encoding 50S ribosomal protein L27, whose product MAHKKGQSSSKNGRDSNAQRLGVKRFGGELVNAGTIIVRQRGTRIFPGKNVGIGGDDTLFAMIDGRIQFTRYGRDRKKANVVPVEAPSTN is encoded by the coding sequence ATGGCGCACAAAAAGGGTCAGTCCTCGTCCAAGAACGGGCGCGATTCAAATGCGCAACGGCTGGGCGTCAAGCGCTTCGGCGGCGAGCTGGTGAACGCCGGCACGATCATCGTTCGCCAGCGCGGCACGCGTATCTTTCCGGGCAAGAACGTCGGCATCGGCGGGGACGACACGCTCTTCGCGATGATCGACGGCCGGATCCAGTTCACCCGGTACGGTCGCGACCGCAAGAAGGCGAACGTCGTCCCGGTCGAAGCCCCGAGCACCAACTAG